In Microbaculum marinisediminis, the genomic stretch TGAGATTGATCGGATGCGGGTCGTCCTTGAACAGCGCGTGGTCGACCTTGCGCGCGTTCCAGTCCTCTTCGAGACGGCGCAGTTCGGCGACCACGCGGTATGCAGCGTCGATCGCGTTCGCGCCGGTCCCCATCTCGCGAACATGGACCGGGTAGCCTTGCACCTCGACCTGAAACCACAGGACGCCCGCATTGGCGCGGACCAGCTTCTCGTCCTCGGGTTCCGGGATCAGGACGGCGTCGGCCTTGTAGCCGCGAAGATGCGCCATCAAGGCGCCGTTGCCCGTCGACTCCTCCTCGACCACCGACTGGATATAGACGGTCGCGGCGGGCTGCAGGCCGATGCGCCGCAACGCATCCAACGCGAAGACATTCGCCGACGCGCCGGCCTTCATGTCGGCCGCCCCGCGGCCATACATCCAGTCGCCTTCGATAACGCCCGCGTATGGATCGTGGCTCCACATGGTGCGAGGCCCGGTCGGCACGACATCGACGTGCGCCTGCAGGATCAGCGACCGGCCCGTCTCCTCGGCCGGATGATGGATGCCGACGACGATGGGCGCGGTCGAGTGCTCGTCCGACCAGGGCGATCCGCCGGGGTGGCGCTCGATGGCGTCCCGATCCATGGCGAACCGGTCCATCGCATAGCCACGCTGGGAGAGCCCCCGGAATATGAAGTCCTGTACGGCGTGCTCGGCGCCACGCACGGACTGAAACGCGACGAGCTCGCGAAGGAAGGCAACCTGATCGGCGAACCCCTGTTCGACCGAAGCGATGATCGCGTTACGTACGTCCGAGGCAAGCACCATCTGGAGTCCTCTAAGTGGTCCGCCGTCAAAGCAACACGGGCTCATCGGAAGCGTTCCGATCAGGCTCGCAGTATGACAAGCGTGTTTTAATCGTGTCAAGCAGTGGCACGATGTGTCACACTGTGATACATAGACTCATGAAAGCGGATGGGACATGCCGACCAACGAACGCTCGAAGAACGGGTCTACCGACAAACCAGGGGTGCCGATCGTCCGCTCGGTCGAACGTGCCGTCGCCTTGCTACGCGTGTTTTCGGCGGACGAGATGCACCTGTCGCTCACCGAACTTTCGCGCCGAACGGGCCTGGACAAGAGCACCACAAGGCGGCTGTTGCATACGCTTTCGACGCTGGATCTCATCGAGGCCGACGAACGCCGTCAGACCTACGCGCTCGGCACCGGTGTCCTGACGCTGATGCCGGCCGTTTCCTACGGGGAAAACCTGCGCGACGTCGCGGCGCAGGCGCTGGCACGCCTGACGGAAAAGACCTCCGCTACGTCGTTTCTCTGGGGGTACTATCGTGGCATGGCCCTCTGCCTGGAACGGGTGAAGACCCTCGACAAGGAAATCGACGTTCGATCGGCCGTCATCGGAACGCAGATCTCGATGAACTGCGCCGGCGGGCCGCGGGTCGTGCTCGCCAACCTGTCCGAGGCGCAACGCGCCGCCGCCGTTAGCGGACCGCTGCCGA encodes the following:
- a CDS encoding ArgE/DapE family deacylase, with amino-acid sequence MVLASDVRNAIIASVEQGFADQVAFLRELVAFQSVRGAEHAVQDFIFRGLSQRGYAMDRFAMDRDAIERHPGGSPWSDEHSTAPIVVGIHHPAEETGRSLILQAHVDVVPTGPRTMWSHDPYAGVIEGDWMYGRGAADMKAGASANVFALDALRRIGLQPAATVYIQSVVEEESTGNGALMAHLRGYKADAVLIPEPEDEKLVRANAGVLWFQVEVQGYPVHVREMGTGANAIDAAYRVVAELRRLEEDWNARKVDHALFKDDPHPINLNVGKIEGGDWASSVPCWCRIDCRIAIYPGVSATSAAREIREAIERFSKHDPFLSNMPPKVTFNGFHTEGYVLEPGSEAEAVLAGAHDAVFAAPLETFVTPAYLDTRVYALYDEIPALCYGPVSRGIHGFDECVSLESLKRITTSMALFIAEWCGTEPVPSG
- a CDS encoding IclR family transcriptional regulator, encoding MPTNERSKNGSTDKPGVPIVRSVERAVALLRVFSADEMHLSLTELSRRTGLDKSTTRRLLHTLSTLDLIEADERRQTYALGTGVLTLMPAVSYGENLRDVAAQALARLTEKTSATSFLWGYYRGMALCLERVKTLDKEIDVRSAVIGTQISMNCAGGPRVVLANLSEAQRAAAVSGPLPKYTPFTEIDPAALEAAATEIRARGWELAVDDYIVGLSGLGAPVFDRGGNFIASVSITTLTPRLAPRKNGQPEQLPALLEAAAEIGAQIQP